A single genomic interval of Bacillus smithii harbors:
- a CDS encoding IscS subfamily cysteine desulfurase: MKYFDCAATVPMDEEALSAYVEISKIYFGNSKSHHNIGISARDVLENGRSILAEQMGVEPKGLFFTSGGTESNLLAIISLARKAREIGRGNHIITAESEHASVLSAVHFLEKEGFQITKLKMEKNGQISTEQVLENLRPDTILISIQHVNQEIGTLQPIQEISRLIDRKKVLFHTDCVQSFGKVDIREIIPYVDSLSVASHKIGGPKGVGAVYIRPDCSYEPVFPLLSQEDGFRGGTINVPGIAAFALAAAKTDPPSYWKECSRKRKLFRSALPDFPYTIYEAEQSVQLPSIIGMTMDGIEGQLVMLECNRLGFAISTGSACSEGKGEGTKTITAMREPDASAKQFFRISFSDQTPDVDIIELAKTLYDIARRFSPGSLAQRTMIQS; encoded by the coding sequence ATGAAATATTTTGACTGTGCGGCCACTGTTCCAATGGACGAAGAAGCTCTTTCTGCCTATGTGGAAATCAGCAAAATATATTTTGGAAACAGCAAAAGCCATCATAACATCGGGATCAGCGCCCGGGACGTATTGGAGAACGGCCGCTCCATTCTTGCCGAACAAATGGGTGTAGAACCTAAAGGACTTTTTTTTACTTCAGGAGGAACAGAAAGCAATTTGCTTGCCATCATATCACTAGCCAGAAAAGCGCGGGAAATCGGCAGAGGAAACCATATCATCACGGCTGAAAGTGAACATGCTTCTGTCCTTTCCGCCGTTCACTTTCTGGAAAAAGAGGGATTTCAAATAACCAAACTGAAAATGGAAAAAAACGGTCAAATATCGACCGAACAAGTCCTTGAAAATCTTCGTCCTGACACGATATTGATTTCCATCCAACACGTGAATCAAGAAATCGGAACACTTCAACCTATACAGGAAATCAGCAGGCTTATCGATCGAAAAAAAGTGTTATTTCACACAGATTGCGTCCAATCTTTTGGAAAAGTCGATATACGAGAAATCATTCCTTATGTGGACAGTCTCTCCGTTGCTTCTCACAAAATCGGCGGACCGAAAGGAGTCGGAGCCGTCTATATTCGCCCAGACTGCTCCTATGAACCGGTCTTTCCGCTTCTTTCGCAAGAAGACGGATTCCGTGGCGGAACGATCAACGTACCCGGAATTGCCGCCTTCGCGTTAGCTGCTGCCAAAACAGATCCTCCATCTTACTGGAAAGAATGCTCAAGAAAGCGTAAACTTTTTCGTTCCGCCTTGCCAGACTTCCCATACACCATTTATGAGGCGGAACAAAGCGTCCAGCTTCCATCCATTATCGGAATGACCATGGACGGAATAGAAGGGCAGCTTGTCATGCTCGAATGCAACCGGCTTGGCTTTGCCATTTCCACCGGCAGTGCGTGTTCAGAAGGAAAAGGAGAAGGAACCAAAACGATTACCGCCATGAGAGAACCTGATGCTTCTGCAAAACAGTTTTTCCGAATATCCTTCAGCGATCAAACGCCTGATGTTGATATCATAGAGCTGGCAAAAACACTTTATGACATCGCTCGCCGGTTCTCTCCGGGTTCGCTAGCTCAACGAACTATGATACAATCGTAG
- a CDS encoding transcription repressor NadR, with translation MSSGRKILGEERRTLILQYLKQSSDPITGSELAKKTNVSRQVIVNDITILKARNEPIIATSQGYMYLPQSGNDGVFERTIACYHSPDEAEAELNLLVDYGLTVKDVKIEHPVYGDLTASIMVSNRKEVEQFMARIRETNAAFLSELTDGVHLHTVSAKDSRTLDAAEKALKKAGFLLDE, from the coding sequence TTGTCTTCCGGCAGAAAAATTTTAGGGGAAGAAAGAAGAACGCTTATTTTGCAGTATTTAAAACAATCGTCTGATCCGATCACTGGAAGCGAACTAGCGAAAAAAACCAACGTTAGCCGTCAAGTGATTGTTAACGATATTACTATTTTAAAAGCAAGAAATGAACCGATTATTGCCACAAGCCAAGGATATATGTATTTACCTCAGTCAGGCAATGATGGCGTTTTTGAGCGGACGATCGCCTGTTATCATTCTCCGGATGAAGCGGAAGCGGAGCTTAATTTGCTTGTGGACTATGGTCTTACCGTAAAAGATGTGAAAATCGAACATCCTGTATACGGTGATTTAACAGCATCCATAATGGTATCCAATCGCAAAGAGGTCGAACAGTTTATGGCCAGAATTCGCGAAACGAACGCTGCCTTTTTGTCGGAGTTGACCGACGGTGTGCATCTCCATACTGTCAGTGCCAAGGATTCCCGCACTCTTGACGCAGCGGAAAAAGCCCTGAAAAAAGCAGGATTTCTCTTAGACGAATAG
- the pheA gene encoding prephenate dehydratase, which yields MKISYLGPAATFTDLAVCSAFPKAEKKACMTIPECMDEVMEGKADLAVVPLENTLEGTVNLTIDYLTQEVDLKIIAELIAPIRQHLLMHPQNAERWKNIEKVMSHPHAIAQCYKFLHTYFEKVPCEEAASTAAAARYVSEHPEELTAAIGNSLSAEKYGLTIVKENIHDYDFNHTKFIVLSKEEQKLELPYESGVEKTTIMVTLPSDQAGALHQVLSALAWRKINLSKIESRPVKTGLGNYFFIIDINQRMDDILLPNAFAEMEALGCTVKVLGSYLSYQI from the coding sequence ATGAAGATATCTTATTTAGGACCTGCGGCGACATTTACAGATTTAGCCGTTTGTTCTGCTTTTCCAAAAGCGGAAAAAAAAGCATGCATGACCATTCCGGAGTGTATGGATGAGGTTATGGAAGGAAAAGCGGATTTGGCAGTAGTACCGCTGGAGAATACTTTGGAAGGAACCGTGAATTTAACCATTGATTATTTAACCCAGGAAGTCGATTTAAAAATTATTGCAGAGTTGATTGCCCCCATTCGGCAGCATTTATTAATGCATCCTCAAAATGCAGAGCGTTGGAAGAACATCGAAAAAGTGATGTCTCATCCTCATGCCATTGCCCAATGCTATAAGTTTTTACATACATATTTTGAGAAAGTGCCATGTGAAGAAGCAGCATCGACTGCTGCCGCTGCACGTTACGTAAGTGAACATCCGGAAGAGCTCACCGCTGCGATTGGGAATTCATTATCCGCCGAAAAATACGGCTTAACCATCGTGAAGGAAAATATTCACGATTATGATTTCAACCATACCAAATTTATTGTGCTGTCCAAAGAAGAACAAAAGCTGGAATTACCTTATGAGTCTGGTGTGGAGAAGACGACGATTATGGTCACATTGCCATCGGATCAAGCGGGGGCGCTTCATCAAGTGTTATCAGCGCTTGCTTGGCGAAAAATCAACTTGAGCAAGATTGAATCCAGGCCGGTCAAGACCGGACTGGGAAACTATTTTTTCATTATCGATATTAATCAAAGGATGGACGACATTTTGCTTCCCAACGCCTTTGCTGAGATGGAAGCGCTGGGTTGTACAGTCAAAGTTCTTGGAAGCTATTTATCGTATCAAATTTAA
- a CDS encoding ACT domain-containing protein, with product MRKKDLNQKFYLVREDVLPEAMKKTLEVKELLERGKADSVQDAVNKVDLSRSAFYKYRDTVFPFHTVVKEKIITLFFYLEDRSGTLSQLLEVAARFHCNVLTIHQTIPIQGRANVTLSLDVTNMSTDLDDLLNKLKKLEFVEKVEVLGSGA from the coding sequence TTGCGAAAAAAGGATCTGAATCAAAAATTTTACTTAGTTCGTGAGGATGTCCTGCCGGAAGCCATGAAAAAAACGTTGGAAGTGAAAGAACTTTTGGAACGCGGAAAAGCCGATTCGGTCCAAGATGCTGTAAACAAAGTTGATTTAAGCCGGAGCGCCTTTTATAAATACAGGGATACCGTATTCCCTTTCCATACGGTTGTAAAAGAGAAGATCATTACGTTGTTTTTTTATTTGGAGGATCGTTCAGGGACGCTGTCACAATTGCTCGAGGTAGCGGCTCGTTTCCATTGCAATGTGCTGACCATCCACCAGACGATTCCCATTCAAGGCCGGGCGAATGTCACTCTTTCGCTTGACGTGACCAATATGTCAACGGACTTGGATGACTTGCTCAACAAGCTGAAAAAACTGGAATTTGTCGAAAAAGTGGAAGTGCTAGGTTCGGGTGCATAA
- the obgE gene encoding GTPase ObgE: MFVDQVKIYVKGGDGGNGMVAFRREKYVPKGGPAGGDGGKGADVVFEVDEGLRTLMDFRYQRHFKAPRGENGMSKNQHGKNAEDMVVKVPPGTVVIDDDTKEVIADLTEHGQRVVVAKGGRGGRGNTRFATPANPAPEICEKGEPGEERYVVLELKLLADVGLVGFPSVGKSTLLSVVSRARPKIADYHFTTIVPNLGVVETEDGRSFVMADLPGLIEGAHQGVGLGHQFLRHIERTRVIVHVIDMSASEGRDPYEDYVTINNELKEYNLRLTERPQIIVANKMDIPEAHENLKRFKEKLQEDYPVFPISAATREGIRELLFAIADKLEETPEFPLHDAEEKQGVHRVVYKYERPEEEFTITRDPDGAFVLSGAKIEKLFKMTDFTRDESIRRFARQMRSLGVDEALRAKGAKDGDTVRLLDYEFEFIE, from the coding sequence ATGTTTGTCGATCAAGTCAAAATCTATGTTAAAGGCGGAGACGGCGGAAATGGCATGGTAGCGTTCCGACGTGAAAAATATGTGCCTAAAGGCGGTCCTGCCGGGGGAGACGGCGGCAAAGGAGCCGATGTTGTGTTCGAAGTCGACGAAGGACTGAGAACGTTGATGGATTTCCGCTATCAGCGCCATTTTAAAGCGCCGCGCGGAGAAAACGGAATGAGTAAAAATCAGCATGGAAAAAATGCGGAGGATATGGTGGTCAAAGTACCGCCGGGAACGGTTGTGATCGATGATGATACAAAAGAAGTCATTGCCGATTTAACGGAACACGGCCAGCGTGTAGTGGTAGCTAAAGGAGGAAGAGGAGGAAGAGGAAATACCCGTTTTGCCACTCCCGCGAATCCGGCTCCGGAAATTTGCGAGAAAGGCGAACCGGGAGAAGAACGATATGTCGTTCTTGAATTAAAGCTCCTTGCCGATGTTGGTCTTGTCGGTTTTCCAAGTGTAGGAAAATCTACGCTGTTATCTGTAGTGTCACGCGCAAGGCCTAAAATTGCCGATTACCACTTTACGACGATCGTTCCTAACCTTGGCGTGGTAGAAACAGAAGACGGCCGCAGTTTTGTGATGGCTGACTTGCCCGGGCTGATTGAAGGAGCCCATCAAGGGGTTGGATTAGGACACCAATTTTTGCGTCATATTGAGCGAACGCGTGTGATTGTCCATGTGATCGATATGTCGGCGTCAGAAGGTCGAGATCCATATGAGGATTATGTAACGATCAACAATGAGCTAAAAGAATATAACTTACGGTTAACCGAAAGACCACAAATTATTGTGGCTAATAAAATGGATATTCCAGAAGCACATGAAAATTTAAAACGGTTTAAAGAAAAACTTCAAGAAGACTATCCTGTTTTTCCTATTTCAGCTGCAACGAGAGAAGGAATACGGGAGCTATTGTTTGCGATTGCGGATAAGCTGGAAGAAACACCTGAATTTCCTCTTCATGATGCCGAAGAAAAACAAGGCGTTCACCGAGTCGTGTATAAATACGAACGGCCTGAAGAGGAGTTTACCATTACAAGAGATCCTGATGGCGCCTTTGTTCTGAGTGGGGCAAAAATTGAAAAGCTGTTTAAAATGACAGACTTTACCCGTGATGAATCCATCCGACGCTTTGCTAGACAAATGAGAAGCCTCGGAGTCGATGAGGCTCTCAGAGCAAAAGGAGCGAAAGACGGGGATACTGTCCGTTTATTGGATTACGAATTTGAATTTATCGAATAA